From Fusarium oxysporum f. sp. lycopersici 4287 chromosome 10, whole genome shotgun sequence, the proteins below share one genomic window:
- a CDS encoding hypothetical protein (At least one base has a quality score < 10), with protein MTDECQEPTEYEYSNYHVKWLGKNYKLGDPTHGSILDSDLEDFARDEHLRAKEAMHSQSLRSARALCAFHGYGRNSVWPPVDPGRPTEELLEEFRHVNQVVQSEWSRLIELVVGKEREIQEIIINLTDGKIRDQNGKILCIQDCLENSWEETRNAFNAQYTKSRSESRPVHMESDFSLDPEGHINPNHSSDLDEFAHEYLRNVRVNFHWKNNGIPRMLEEKRQYPIYRSTANYHDDREAMEDAIMDDVKFRNLRKPSPDPAADASEQAGCNFEVDDALRKQRAHFLVPHINKEDLSIPLNMLMFIHYRARLHPIEFAFQDNNSMHLGKQSHILSGACDPSFYVMFVPVKDHEYENQYQRAWCEPKILSKHSPEMDEDRFEDLQSAGRIFGSMEAWLILQSQAITYLFLATFCKQMLDLAKHELITGHTSRLNKKEILEIEISAGQKIKMLKEKKGTETMQDIASIRQYEPNCTGVNLQRYRTKLKEKSAAAEDHIKNLFDKPCLSSQIHRGTKGSSLD; from the coding sequence ATGACCGACGAGTGCCAGGAACCCACAGAATACGAATACTCGAACTACCATGTCAAGTGGCTCGGGAAAAACTACAAGCTAGGCGATCCAACGCATGGATCGATCCTGGATTCGGATCTCGAAGACTTTGCTAGGGATGAGCATCTTCGTGCGAAGGAAGCAATGCACAGCCAATCTCTGAGAAGTGCCCGCGCCCTTTGTGCATTTCATGGTTATGGAAGAAACTCTGTGTGGCCACCAGTTGACCCGGGAAGGCCTACCGAAGAGCTTTTGGAAGAATTTAGGCATGTCAACCAGGTCGTTCAATCGGAATGGTCGAGATTGATTGAACTCGTAGTCGGCAAAGAGCGAGAGATCCAGGAGATCATCATAAACCTCACTGATGGAAAAATCAGAGACCAAAATGGGAAGATTCTATGCATTCAAGACTGCCTAGAGAACAGCTGGGAAGAGACCAGAAACGCATTCAATGCCCAGTACACCAAAAGTCGTTCAGAGTCAAGACCCGTGCACATGGAGAGTGATTTTAGCCTAGATCCTGAAGGCCATATCAACCCCAACCATTCAAGTGATCTCGACGAGTTTGCCCATGAATATCTCCGCAACGTCAGAGTCAACTTCCACTGGAAAAACAACGGTATACCGAGGATGCTCGAGGAAAAGAGACAGTACCCAATCTATCGCAGTACAGCCAACTATCACGACGACAGGGAGGCTATGGAAGATGCTATCATGGACGATGTCAAGTTCCGAAATTTGAGGAAACCCAGTCCAGACCCTGCAGCAGACGCCTCTGAACAAGCCGGGTGTAACTTCGAAGTAGACGATGCACTGCGAAAGCAAAGAGCTCATTTCTTGGTCCCGCACATCAACAAGGAGGATCTTTCTATCCCGCTCAATATGCTCATGTTCATCCACTATCGGGCCCGACTTCACCCCATTGAGTTTGCTTTCCAAGATAACAATAGCATGCACCTAGGAAAGCAGTCCCACATTTTGTCAGGCGCTTGCGATCCTTCGTTTTATGTCATGTTTGTCCCGGTAAAAGACCATGAGTACGAAAATCAATACCAAAGAGCTTGGTGTGAACCCAAAATCTTGTCCAAGCACTCACCCGAGATGGATGAAGACAGGTTTGAGGACTTGCAATCCGCCGGACGGATTTTCGGTAGCATGGAAGCATGGCTTATACTACAGTCCCAAGCAATTACATACCTTTTCTTGGCTACTTTCTGCAAACAGATGCTAGATCTGGCAAAGCATGAGCTGATCACCGGCCATACTAGCAGACTCAACAAAAAGGAGATTCTGGAAATTGAGATTTCAGCAGGAcaaaagatcaagatgctgaaagaaaagaaaggaacCGAAACAATGCAAGACATCGCATCGATTCGACAATATGAGCCAAATTGCACTGGGGTCAACCTACAGAGGTATCgcaccaagctcaaggaaaaAAGTGCAGCGGCTGAAGACCACATCAAGAATCTTTTTGACAAACCCTGCCTATCTAGTCAAATACATCGTGGAACAAAAGGATCATCATTGGACTAA
- a CDS encoding hypothetical protein (At least one base has a quality score < 10), which yields MRNTYLTTRRPEYRQDWLIREYYDSEDIMLDFQEEALHSGRGEKYRIVAELIENFISNKHSSM from the coding sequence ATGCGTAACACCTACCTTACCACTAGAAGGCCAGAGTACAGGCAGGACTGGTTGATCAGAGAGTACTATGACAGCGAAGATATTATGCTTGACTTCCAAGAAGAGGCTTTGCACAGTGGCCGAGGGGAAAAATATCGTATCGTGGCTGAGCTTATTGAGAACTTCATTTCGAATAAGCATTCCTCTATGTAA